The Mesorhizobium opportunistum WSM2075 DNA window GAACGCCAGGACCGCCAGCACGACGATGCCGATCGGCAGGTTGACCAGGAACACCCAGCGCCAGCCGAACAGGCTGGTGATATAGCCGCCGGCCAACGGGCCAAGGACCGACGACAGCGCGAACACCGCCGAACTGTAGCCCTGATAGTTTGCGCGGTCGCGCGGACTGAACAATTCGCCGATCATGGCAAAGGCGGAGACCATCAGGCCGCCGCCACCGATGCCCTGCAGGACGCGTGCGGCGATCAGGCTCTCCATCGACCATGCGGTGCCGCAGACGAGCGAACCCAGCAGGAACAGGGTGATCGCCGTCAGCACCACGTTCTTGCGGCCATACATGTCGCCGAGCTTGCCGTAGAACGGCGCGACGGCGGCGGTCGAGAGCAGATAGGCGGCGCCGACCCAGCCGAACAGATGCAGGTTGCCCAATTCGCCGGCGATGGTGGGCAAGGCCGTGACCACGATCTGCATGTCGATGGTGGCCATGAACATGGCGATCAGAGCGCCGAAATAGACGATCAATGTCGTGAGATCGGGTCTGGCTCCGGCCTCTACGGGCGATGCCTCCGGAAGGGTCGAGTCGAGGGTCATTGATATCTCCGTAGACTGGGTATCCGTAGACTGGGGTTTCTCCAGACTGGGCGCGGTTTATGTGCTGGTGGCATATACATGTCAACATCAAATATATGCTTTTGGCATATAATTGACATCCGCATATATTTTTGCTAGCGCGCTGGATATGAGCATCAAAAATACCGGATCAGGCAATCCGGACCGATCTTCCGCCCTGTGTCAAATACATGGCGATCAGGACCTCGCGGATCTGGCGCGCAGCAGTGGCCTCTCCGAAGCAGCAGCCGAGGCCGTCGCCACCATCGATGCAGTGATGACCAAGGTGCGCCGCTCGATCCAGCGCCGGGACTTCGGTCGTTTGATCCTGGCCCGCATCGATCCTTCGCTGGAAGTGAGCCATCTCGATGCAATTATCGCGCTCAGCGCGGTCGTCAACGGCACCTCGCAGGACGAAGTGACGGTCGGCATCATCGCCGAGCGCCTGGGGATCGACCCCTCACGCGCCAGCCGCATCTCCGCCGATCTCGTCGAGCGCGGCTACGCCTTCCGTGTCGCATCGCAATTCGACGCCCGGCGCATTTGCCTCAAACTCACCGCCAGGAGCGAACGTCTCGTGACGGCGGTGCGTCAGACCAAATGGCGGATTTTCGCTGGCTCACTGGCGCAATGGGATGAGCAGGACCTGGTGACGTTCGCTCTCCTGTTCGAACGCTTCGCGGATTGGGCCATGGACGAAGCTGGAATGAGCAAGGCGGCCGATGCCGTCAAGCAGATGATAGACGAGACGGAACCAGTGAAGTCGCCGGGAGAGAAATAGACCCAGCGCGTTCCATCCCCAGGTTAAA harbors:
- a CDS encoding MarR family winged helix-turn-helix transcriptional regulator, whose translation is MSIKNTGSGNPDRSSALCQIHGDQDLADLARSSGLSEAAAEAVATIDAVMTKVRRSIQRRDFGRLILARIDPSLEVSHLDAIIALSAVVNGTSQDEVTVGIIAERLGIDPSRASRISADLVERGYAFRVASQFDARRICLKLTARSERLVTAVRQTKWRIFAGSLAQWDEQDLVTFALLFERFADWAMDEAGMSKAADAVKQMIDETEPVKSPGEK